A genome region from Bradyrhizobium guangzhouense includes the following:
- a CDS encoding ABC transporter ATP-binding protein has product MTDLLRLEAVTAGYGYGAAAIENVALSLPRGSSLAVLGRNGVGKTSLLATIMGLTQMASGKITFDGGEIGGIDTYERARLGLGYVPQEREIFPSLTVEENLSVARVDRGKWNIESVFELFPRLAERRQNFGNHLSGGEQQMLAVGRALVSNPALLILDEPFEGLAPVIVDQLVEALKRIRKESDMTFILVEHHVDLALSLTVQALILDRGQVVWNGKSNDLAGNKSVLSSLVGIS; this is encoded by the coding sequence ATGACTGATTTGCTGAGACTGGAAGCTGTCACCGCAGGATATGGCTATGGCGCCGCGGCTATTGAAAACGTGGCTCTTTCGCTCCCGAGAGGGTCGTCATTGGCCGTGTTGGGACGCAATGGTGTCGGCAAGACGTCCCTGCTTGCGACCATTATGGGCCTAACGCAAATGGCCTCCGGCAAGATCACATTTGACGGCGGCGAGATCGGAGGCATCGATACCTACGAGCGGGCTCGCCTGGGCCTCGGTTACGTGCCTCAGGAACGAGAGATCTTTCCTTCCCTGACGGTAGAGGAAAACCTTTCCGTTGCAAGGGTTGATCGGGGAAAGTGGAACATTGAATCCGTGTTTGAGCTATTCCCCCGGCTTGCTGAGCGACGGCAGAACTTCGGAAATCATTTGTCGGGTGGAGAGCAGCAGATGCTGGCTGTCGGCCGAGCGCTCGTCAGCAATCCCGCTTTGCTTATTCTCGACGAGCCGTTCGAAGGATTGGCTCCGGTCATTGTTGACCAGCTTGTGGAAGCGCTCAAACGCATCAGAAAAGAAAGCGATATGACGTTTATCCTCGTAGAACACCATGTTGATCTAGCGCTGTCACTAACGGTCCAGGCCCTAATTCTGGATCGAGGCCAAGTGGTTTGGAACGGCAAAAGCAACGATCTGGCGGGCAATAAGTCCGTTCTATCGAGCCTCGTTGGCATCAGCTAG